DNA sequence from the Bombus huntii isolate Logan2020A chromosome 7, iyBomHunt1.1, whole genome shotgun sequence genome:
ATTTTTGTGCctaatattactattattatataaatgttcTAGGGGaaaatcaaataactttaccaTTATGTTAGGTAATTTAATCTAAATCAAAAGGGTCATACATACTATGGGTCTAGATTCATATGTTTTTGAGATAATCATTGCTTACTTTACTCAAGTAGCACACAAAATGGGAGTTGAAAGTAAATAACAGACTGTTTAACACATTCTATGTAGAAGAATTTCTATGATTCCTACATTCTATATCGAAAAAAATTGgaaacaattttatcactttggtttgaaaaatatcgaaagaaatATAACGTTGACACATGTACTGATATCATTACAGAAGTGTTTCCTTCTCCTTGATACTCAATGTAATTCTATATTTCAAATTGTTCATTTCAATTCAGcgatttaatttctatttacaatgcctcttatatttttaaatgtaaacTATGCAGATATCTAGATTTTGTTCACTTTGAACTCCTTCTTTAACATATACAaggtaaaaaagaaagaaacagtaagaaatacataaaaaataaaaaactattGCTCTATTCCAATTACGTATATGTGGAGtctattttttcaaataaatcaaaatccAGTAGAGCAGGATCCATAGTGTGTATGACCTTTTTGATTTCCAAACATACTGATGAAGTTATTCCATTTCCTCTTGGGACACCCTGTATGGCAAAATAGATGTAAAGCATtacaatttgaaataaataatattataaatataagatACTATAGTAATCAATGACaagaaatacaaatattatagtgaataattaaagaataaaCGAATTTAAATCTCATGTAGTTTATATCTTGtggtattaaaattttctctttatgaaatattaaaattaaaatatttgaagaatatGTTATAAAACTAACCTTAAAATGTTGATCGCGATATGAACTTAATTCAACGGAAGGCGAAGTTGAtggatttaattttattgtgGCCATTTTAAATTGTTATGAAACTATTTTCCTTAGTAATCTTATCACACTTAGAAATGTGAAGGCACGTAATCTCTCGacattcaattttatttaaccACACAAGACATCATTAAACAGTCTCGAAGCAACAAAACTGTCGCCATCTATCCCCATGTAAATAATTCAATATatcgaaaattatttgatattttaaattgtctaattaaaatttaacattAATGTTTTCAATATAATTCATAGTATCTTTACATAGGAAGCAAATCATAACAATTTCATAATCaaaaactaaatttataagcgcatttatatatgttttaaaaaagtaaatgTATTTAGTAAAAGAGATACAAGTCAAAACTAAGTTTGGTATCATTAAATTTTGATTGCAAATTTATGAtcatgtaaatataaaatatgcataCCAATTTACAAATTCTACTAAATAATGTTTTTTGATAAACCATAATATGGTGCTAACCCTTTGTTAAGTCAAATATTTGTGACATAAATACCATGATTATGGCTTTCACATATCGCGAAAGCACACACGAAGAATTATGAATTACAAATTTCCCTGAATAAACTCGATtgaattacaaaaattaaaatatattaaagaacgataaatatatttttttaaatatttgaattttttggaaaatatttacacGATTTTGAAATGAGTGGTAAATTACAAGCTTCTGCTAGTTCACATGAAATTGCAGTTTCTAGTTCATCAAAGGCCAGTGCTATTTCTAATCCTAAAGCTAACAATAAATGCTTTGAATTGTTCTTAAGTTGCTTTAGAATTAATTCCAAAAAGGAGTCCTTAGAAGACATTGTAAATAGTAATGCCAAAGAATATGATTATATTGTTGAGAAACTTATAGTAAAACGCGTacctttcattttcttttctatgtcagagaacgctttaaagAACAAAATTAATCCTGAAAGTAAAAGTAATTCTATTAAAGATGGCCTGCAATTGCAAACAAGATCAAATAGTACACATTCAGCTGTGTCAGAAACCCAAtcgttattatattattctaatAGATTTGATCCAAATATGATATCCTTACAAACTTCTAATAAATGTTTATACtttgataaaaatacatttacgTTGAatgagagaaataaaaaacatacaTTATCCAATGATTACCATACTAGAATAACTGAATTGATGAATACTATGAGTAGTTTACATCCAGATTTGAAAGAACATGAAAGACCACCAAAAGATTGTTGTCCTTTAAATATGCCAAAAAACAAAAGTGTTATGTCTGCAAAAATGTCTCTTAAGGGATTAAGAAATAACATACCTCAGGAGCAAGAGATATTTAAATCACAATCTTTTATTCAAgaagcatttctaaagaaaaAAGGTTTGTAGTTTCTTTTAATAACTTTGAAAaacttaataaatttatttattttatttaaattttgtattcttTCAGAGTTTAGGAATGTAGATGAAATTAAATCAAAAAATGATCAAAAAATTT
Encoded proteins:
- the LOC126867841 gene encoding uncharacterized protein LOC126867841 gives rise to the protein MSGKLQASASSHEIAVSSSSKASAISNPKANNKCFELFLSCFRINSKKESLEDIVNSNAKEYDYIVEKLIVKRVPFIFFSMSENALKNKINPESKSNSIKDGLQLQTRSNSTHSAVSETQSLLYYSNRFDPNMISLQTSNKCLYFDKNTFTLNERNKKHTLSNDYHTRITELMNTMSSLHPDLKEHERPPKDCCPLNMPKNKSVMSAKMSLKGLRNNIPQEQEIFKSQSFIQEAFLKKKEFRNVDEIKSKNDQKIYSLNQMEYINLDNLQANSSKIKKSSIQSVHKVSCNSANFVQPIIDMNQMNIENKTNNRRLQYNHQSSIKQSKTLSENIVNTDPSSTVLRWNIIIKHCKSKTYSSKKMRKYFNIS